The bacterium genome contains a region encoding:
- a CDS encoding enoyl-CoA hydratase/isomerase family protein, which produces MSEQIQISDRGDGVAVLTLDRPERKNALSIALRDEISDALAELASQDGVKVVILTGAGSVFCAGFDLGEFGRIGEREFADRIWASSDRFHRALIEFPLPTIAAVNGPAMGGGCDLALMCDLRIASEAASFSHPEAAFGTVAYGLLHDLIGGSLARELTLTGRAVDAKEAETRGLAVRVVTADALQDEALDLARSIAKRPRDVLLSDKQKIIRRSRHLIRGTLDL; this is translated from the coding sequence ATGTCAGAACAAATCCAGATATCTGATCGTGGCGACGGGGTCGCCGTACTGACCCTCGACCGCCCCGAACGAAAGAACGCACTCTCCATTGCGCTCCGCGACGAGATATCCGACGCGCTGGCTGAACTGGCTAGCCAGGACGGGGTGAAAGTCGTGATCCTGACGGGGGCGGGCAGTGTCTTCTGTGCGGGATTCGACCTCGGCGAATTTGGACGCATTGGAGAGCGGGAATTCGCAGACCGGATCTGGGCTTCGAGCGACCGATTTCACCGCGCACTCATCGAATTTCCACTCCCGACGATCGCGGCGGTCAACGGTCCCGCGATGGGAGGCGGATGTGATCTGGCATTGATGTGCGATCTGCGAATCGCTTCCGAAGCTGCATCCTTTTCTCACCCCGAAGCGGCTTTCGGAACAGTCGCCTACGGGCTGCTTCACGATCTGATCGGAGGATCTCTCGCCCGCGAGTTGACACTCACGGGACGCGCCGTCGACGCAAAGGAGGCGGAAACCCGGGGTCTGGCGGTTCGGGTGGTGACGGCCGACGCGTTGCAGGACGAGGCACTGGACCTGGCCCGCAGCATCGCAAAGCGTCCCCGCGACGTATTGCTCAGCGACAAACAA